A window of the Streptomyces sp. NBC_00454 genome harbors these coding sequences:
- a CDS encoding DUF5994 family protein: MADSDIPGTPPLLLPDEIHQAIRPGTALLRLETTQSREGLLDGAWWPRTREIETELPALISTLTEHLGPITRVGVDASAWNALPARLVIDGQVVHLDSDPVGDDTVLITRGHNDHFALLVVPPGTTADAAREAMARAVRADNITQAAQILIATPPEPAR; the protein is encoded by the coding sequence ATGGCTGACTCCGACATCCCCGGCACGCCCCCACTGCTCCTGCCGGATGAGATCCATCAGGCGATCAGGCCGGGTACGGCCCTGCTGCGGCTGGAGACAACGCAGTCCCGGGAGGGGCTCCTGGACGGCGCGTGGTGGCCCCGCACGCGCGAGATCGAGACCGAGCTGCCCGCGCTGATCAGCACGTTGACCGAGCACCTCGGGCCCATCACCCGCGTCGGCGTGGACGCATCCGCCTGGAACGCTCTCCCCGCCCGCCTGGTCATCGACGGCCAGGTGGTGCACCTCGACTCCGACCCGGTCGGCGACGACACCGTCCTCATCACCCGCGGCCACAACGACCACTTCGCCCTGCTGGTGGTTCCCCCGGGCACCACAGCCGACGCCGCCCGCGAAGCGATGGCCCGCGCCGTCCGCGCCGACAACATCACCCAGGCGGCTCAGATCCTCATCGCCACCCCACCCGAACCTGCGCGCTGA
- a CDS encoding DUF5994 family protein has product MITALDRTAPRDLAAELPARLSLTPKTMLAGQLDGAWWPRSRDLGAELPPLAAALEEPWGRITRVTVNPTRWPAVPHTVPADGRTLHVAWFTEQDPDKLILLSYTVGRWDLLVIPPETEPAAAARLMAAAAIPGSVLTAGVLMANEAAIGRGIRDALRQESGWESEGGACMSPFGNSMDRRDLPLPGNGWR; this is encoded by the coding sequence ATGATCACCGCCCTCGATCGGACCGCGCCCCGCGATCTCGCCGCAGAGCTTCCGGCCCGTTTGTCCCTCACGCCGAAGACCATGCTCGCCGGCCAGTTGGACGGGGCCTGGTGGCCCCGCTCCCGCGACCTCGGAGCCGAGCTCCCACCGCTCGCCGCCGCCCTGGAGGAACCCTGGGGGCGGATCACGCGCGTCACCGTGAACCCCACCCGCTGGCCCGCCGTACCGCACACGGTGCCCGCGGACGGGCGGACGCTGCACGTGGCCTGGTTCACCGAACAGGACCCCGACAAGCTGATCCTGCTCTCCTACACCGTCGGCCGCTGGGACCTCCTGGTCATCCCGCCCGAGACCGAGCCCGCCGCCGCGGCCCGGCTCATGGCCGCCGCCGCGATCCCCGGCAGCGTCCTCACCGCGGGCGTCCTGATGGCCAACGAAGCCGCCATCGGGCGCGGCATCCGCGACGCCCTGCGCCAGGAATCCGGCTGGGAGAGCGAGGGCGGGGCCTGCATGTCCCCCTTCGGGAATTCGATGGACCGACGCGATCTCCCGCTGCCCGGGAACGGCTGGAGGTGA
- a CDS encoding TDT family transporter codes for MAAPVSVPDGAPSAREPFVRHLGPNWYAAVMGTAIVANAGVALPVDVPGLRTGCLLVWVLSAVMLAVLLCARAVHWALHHDQARAHLLDPAVAPFYGCLSMALLAVGGGAMLVGKDWIGEGPAVVVDTVLFLAGTAVGLLAAVAIPYLMVERHQIKPGSASPVWLLPIVAPMVSAALGPLLIPHLPAGQWQEALLLGCYGMFGLSLLATFVLLPAVFARLVSGPRLPLALTPTLFLVLGPLGQSTTAVNKFADAAPGVVRAPYTDGFRMLAVIYGVPVMGFALLWFAFAGAVLVHARRRGMRFSMTWWALTFPVGTCVTGAEGLARHTGLDLYRWLALALYAFLLAAWLVAGSLTLRGLFTGALRPAPAAG; via the coding sequence ATGGCAGCCCCTGTCTCCGTCCCCGACGGCGCCCCGTCCGCCCGGGAGCCCTTCGTCCGCCACCTGGGCCCCAACTGGTACGCCGCCGTCATGGGTACGGCCATCGTCGCCAACGCCGGGGTGGCCCTGCCGGTGGACGTGCCCGGACTGCGCACCGGCTGTCTGCTGGTGTGGGTCCTGTCCGCGGTCATGCTGGCGGTCCTGCTGTGCGCCCGCGCCGTGCACTGGGCCCTGCACCACGACCAGGCCAGGGCCCACCTGCTCGACCCGGCGGTGGCTCCGTTCTACGGCTGCCTCTCGATGGCGCTGCTCGCGGTCGGCGGGGGCGCGATGCTGGTGGGCAAGGACTGGATCGGCGAGGGGCCGGCCGTCGTCGTGGACACGGTCCTGTTCCTCGCGGGGACGGCCGTCGGACTGCTCGCCGCCGTCGCGATCCCGTATCTGATGGTGGAGCGGCACCAGATCAAACCCGGCAGCGCGTCACCCGTCTGGCTGCTTCCGATCGTCGCGCCGATGGTCTCGGCGGCCCTCGGTCCGCTCCTGATCCCCCATCTGCCGGCCGGCCAGTGGCAGGAGGCGCTGCTGCTCGGCTGTTACGGGATGTTCGGGCTGAGCCTGCTGGCGACCTTCGTGCTGCTCCCCGCCGTCTTCGCACGGCTGGTCAGCGGCCCCCGGCTGCCGCTCGCGCTGACGCCGACGCTGTTCCTCGTACTCGGCCCGCTGGGCCAGTCCACGACCGCGGTGAACAAGTTCGCCGACGCGGCGCCCGGGGTGGTCCGGGCCCCGTACACCGACGGCTTCCGGATGCTCGCGGTGATCTACGGGGTGCCGGTGATGGGGTTCGCGCTGCTCTGGTTCGCCTTCGCGGGCGCCGTGCTCGTCCACGCCCGGCGCCGCGGCATGCGCTTCTCGATGACCTGGTGGGCCCTGACCTTCCCGGTGGGCACCTGCGTCACCGGGGCGGAGGGCCTGGCCCGCCACACCGGCCTGGACCTCTACCGCTGGCTCGCGCTCGCCCTGTACGCGTTCCTGCTGGCGGCCTGGCTGGTGGCCGGATCCCTGACCCTGCGCGGGCTGTTCACCGGTGCGCTGCGGCCCGCTCCGGCCGCCGGGTGA
- the cydB gene encoding cytochrome d ubiquinol oxidase subunit II, with product MQLHDVWFVLIAFLWTGYFFLEGFDFGIGILTRILARDSEERGVLLATIGPVWDGNEVWMLTAVGATFAAFPDWYAALCSGFYLLVLALLVCLIVRGVALEYRAKRADVRWRRTCDRCVLWTSLGCAYLWGLVFANMVRGVPIGPDGNCTGTVLDLLHPYALLGGCVTLCLFTLHGALFAALKTTGAIRRRARALACRLTTPTVVAMLLFVLWTQVHRPSVPAFIVLTVAVAALFLVAEMTEKAREGWAFALSGLTVAALVAGLFLDLFPEVMPSSTDPAWSLTVQGAASSPYTLTILTWVAAFGAPVVIAYQAWTYWVFRRRIGVTRRPERAAAHR from the coding sequence ATGCAACTCCACGACGTCTGGTTCGTGCTGATCGCCTTCCTGTGGACGGGCTACTTCTTCCTCGAGGGCTTCGACTTCGGCATCGGCATCCTCACCCGGATCCTCGCCCGTGACTCCGAGGAGCGCGGGGTGCTGCTCGCGACCATCGGCCCGGTCTGGGACGGCAACGAGGTCTGGATGCTCACCGCCGTCGGCGCGACCTTCGCCGCCTTCCCCGACTGGTACGCCGCCCTGTGCAGCGGGTTCTACCTGCTGGTGCTCGCCCTCCTGGTCTGCCTGATCGTGCGCGGAGTCGCCCTCGAATACCGGGCCAAGCGGGCCGACGTGCGCTGGCGCCGCACCTGCGACCGGTGCGTCCTGTGGACCTCGCTGGGATGCGCGTACCTGTGGGGCCTCGTTTTCGCGAACATGGTGCGGGGTGTGCCGATCGGCCCGGACGGGAACTGCACGGGCACCGTCCTGGACCTCCTGCACCCGTACGCGCTGCTGGGCGGCTGCGTCACCCTGTGCCTGTTCACCCTCCACGGGGCGCTCTTCGCCGCGCTCAAGACCACCGGCGCCATCCGCCGCCGCGCCCGCGCCCTGGCCTGCCGACTGACCACCCCCACCGTCGTGGCCATGCTGCTCTTCGTCCTCTGGACCCAGGTCCACCGCCCTTCCGTCCCCGCCTTCATCGTGCTGACGGTGGCCGTCGCCGCCCTGTTCCTCGTGGCGGAGATGACCGAGAAGGCCCGGGAGGGCTGGGCGTTCGCGCTCTCGGGGCTGACGGTGGCGGCCCTGGTCGCGGGGCTCTTCCTCGACCTGTTCCCCGAGGTCATGCCCTCCTCGACCGACCCCGCCTGGAGCCTGACCGTCCAGGGCGCGGCCTCCTCCCCCTACACGCTCACGATCCTGACCTGGGTCGCGGCCTTCGGGGCTCCCGTGGTCATCGCCTACCAGGCCTGGACCTACTGGGTGTTCCGCCGCCGGATCGGCGTCACCCGGCGGCCGGAGCGGGCCGCAGCGCACCGGTGA
- a CDS encoding cytochrome ubiquinol oxidase subunit I, with protein sequence MSTLALAPETVARWQFGITTVYHFLFVPLTISLAAITAGLETAWVRTGKEKYLHATKFWGKLFLINIALGVVTGIVQEFQFGMNWSDYSRFVGDVFGAPLAFEALIAFFLESTFIGLWIFGWDKLPKKVHCACIWLVSLGTVLSSYFILAANSWMQHPVGYAVDGAGGTAGGAAAGKARLTDIWAVLTQHTTLVQAGHTLSASFLTGGAFVVGIASFHLWRSRRAPGRRTAVMRASLRVGLAVAAVAGLATAVSGDSLGQVMFEQQPMKMAAAEALWDTSAPAPFSVFAVGDVSEGRNDVAIEIPGLLSFLAHHDFTGSVPGINDTARQEAALHGGRPEDYVPSIFMTFWAFRLMIGFGMVSFAGAVAGLWLTRTKRWLDPRLRTGEEETPRLMVTARRELGPFLTRWVWRAGVLTLGFPLIANSFGWIFTEMGRQPWAVYGLLKTADAVSPGVSTASAAVSLCVFTLLYAVLAVVEVRLMIRYAGAGPQLDDGAPDPAEPADRPVTFAY encoded by the coding sequence ATGAGCACTTTGGCCCTCGCGCCGGAGACCGTGGCCCGCTGGCAGTTCGGCATCACCACCGTCTACCACTTCCTCTTCGTCCCCCTGACGATCTCCCTCGCCGCGATCACCGCCGGCCTGGAGACGGCCTGGGTCCGCACCGGCAAGGAGAAGTACCTCCACGCGACCAAGTTCTGGGGAAAGCTCTTCCTGATCAACATCGCGCTGGGCGTGGTCACCGGCATCGTGCAGGAGTTCCAGTTCGGCATGAACTGGTCCGACTACTCGCGCTTCGTGGGCGATGTCTTCGGGGCGCCGCTGGCCTTCGAGGCGCTGATCGCGTTCTTCCTCGAGTCCACCTTCATCGGGCTGTGGATCTTCGGCTGGGACAAGCTGCCGAAGAAGGTCCACTGCGCCTGCATCTGGCTGGTGTCCCTCGGGACCGTGCTGTCCTCGTACTTCATCCTGGCGGCCAACTCATGGATGCAGCACCCGGTCGGGTACGCCGTGGACGGCGCCGGCGGAACGGCCGGCGGTGCGGCCGCCGGGAAGGCGCGGCTCACCGACATCTGGGCCGTGCTGACCCAGCACACCACCCTCGTCCAGGCCGGACACACCCTCTCCGCCTCCTTCCTGACCGGCGGGGCGTTCGTCGTCGGCATCGCCTCCTTCCACCTGTGGCGCAGCCGCCGCGCACCGGGCCGGCGGACGGCCGTGATGCGCGCCTCGCTGCGCGTCGGCCTCGCCGTCGCGGCGGTCGCCGGGCTGGCCACCGCCGTCAGCGGCGACAGCCTCGGACAGGTCATGTTCGAGCAGCAGCCGATGAAGATGGCCGCCGCGGAGGCGCTCTGGGACACCAGCGCGCCCGCGCCGTTCTCGGTCTTCGCGGTAGGTGACGTGAGCGAGGGCCGCAACGACGTCGCCATCGAGATCCCCGGCCTCCTCTCCTTCCTGGCGCACCACGACTTCACCGGATCGGTGCCGGGCATCAACGACACCGCCCGCCAGGAGGCCGCGCTCCACGGAGGCCGGCCCGAGGACTACGTCCCGAGCATCTTCATGACCTTCTGGGCCTTCCGGCTCATGATCGGCTTCGGGATGGTCTCCTTCGCCGGCGCGGTCGCCGGGCTGTGGCTGACCCGGACGAAGCGGTGGCTCGACCCGCGCCTGCGGACCGGCGAGGAGGAGACCCCGCGGCTGATGGTGACCGCCCGGCGCGAGCTCGGCCCCTTCCTGACCCGGTGGGTGTGGCGGGCCGGAGTCCTCACCCTGGGCTTCCCGCTGATCGCGAACTCCTTCGGCTGGATCTTCACCGAGATGGGCCGCCAGCCCTGGGCGGTCTACGGCCTGCTCAAGACCGCCGACGCGGTCTCGCCCGGCGTCTCCACGGCCTCGGCCGCCGTCTCCCTCTGCGTCTTCACCCTGCTCTACGCGGTCCTCGCGGTCGTCGAAGTCCGGCTGATGATCCGCTACGCCGGGGCCGGACCGCAGCTCGACGACGGAGCACCGGACCCTGCGGAGCCCGCCGACCGCCCCGTGACCTTCGCCTACTGA
- a CDS encoding LysR family transcriptional regulator, protein MPLPPRVPDLPALDLLLSVIELGSLGRAAEAHGISQPSASSRIRYLEKLVGLPVLERSTLGSRPTPAGALIAEWAGPVVEAARQLGAGIDTLREQRDSRLHVAASQTVAEYLFPKWLVALRTSAPGTTLTLEPGNSATVARAVLEGRAGIGFIESPRAPKGLESRLVARDRLVVVFAPRHPWARRTDITLAELAATPLIQREPGSGTRTSFERAVAARVPGWQPAALMELSSTTAIKNAAAAGVGPAVLSSLAVSAELASGSLKTTTVTGLDMTRSLRAVWPAGQRPAGPARDLYAIARRPVAAGS, encoded by the coding sequence ATGCCCCTCCCCCCTCGCGTCCCCGATCTCCCGGCCCTGGACCTGCTGCTCAGCGTCATCGAACTGGGCAGCCTGGGGAGGGCCGCCGAGGCGCACGGCATCAGCCAGCCGTCGGCCAGCTCCCGGATCCGCTACCTGGAGAAGCTGGTCGGCCTGCCGGTCCTGGAGCGTTCCACGCTGGGCTCCAGGCCCACTCCGGCGGGCGCGCTGATCGCCGAGTGGGCCGGCCCGGTGGTCGAGGCGGCCCGGCAGCTCGGCGCGGGCATCGACACCCTGCGCGAACAGCGCGACTCCCGTCTGCACGTGGCCGCCAGCCAGACCGTCGCGGAGTACCTCTTCCCCAAGTGGCTGGTGGCCCTGCGCACTTCCGCTCCCGGGACCACGCTCACCCTGGAGCCGGGGAACTCGGCCACGGTGGCCCGGGCCGTCCTGGAAGGGCGGGCCGGGATCGGCTTCATCGAGAGCCCGAGGGCGCCCAAGGGGCTGGAGAGCCGGCTCGTGGCCAGGGACCGCCTCGTCGTGGTCTTCGCGCCCCGCCACCCCTGGGCGCGGCGCACCGACATCACCCTGGCGGAGCTGGCCGCGACCCCGCTGATCCAGCGCGAGCCCGGCTCGGGGACCCGTACCTCCTTCGAACGGGCCGTCGCCGCCCGCGTCCCCGGCTGGCAGCCCGCAGCGCTGATGGAGCTCTCCTCCACCACGGCCATCAAGAACGCCGCGGCCGCCGGTGTCGGTCCGGCCGTGCTCAGCTCGCTCGCCGTCTCCGCCGAGCTCGCCTCGGGCAGCCTGAAGACCACCACGGTGACCGGTCTCGACATGACGCGGTCCCTGCGCGCCGTGTGGCCCGCGGGGCAGCGGCCCGCGGGACCGGCCCGGGACCTGTACGCCATCGCGCGGCGCCCGGTGGCGGCGGGCTCGTAG
- a CDS encoding disulfide bond formation protein B, producing the protein MSKTSNRLGLWFAHAYVIGLCGTLAGAYFFQFGLWEYPCPMCLLQRMFFLLSALGPAWIIARSRKGSVTTREWASGWGWAIGAALIGSTVSAAQVLMHIVPPDPGYAGALFGLHLYTWALITFLAAALAAAAALFLTPVAEPLDAGTTSPALRRAGAVTLAVLFVFAASNLVACFFLQGFNWQMPGDPTSYQFFTGFGL; encoded by the coding sequence ATGAGCAAGACCTCGAACCGACTGGGGCTGTGGTTCGCCCACGCCTACGTCATCGGCCTCTGCGGCACCCTGGCCGGCGCCTACTTCTTCCAGTTCGGGCTGTGGGAGTACCCCTGCCCCATGTGCCTGCTCCAGCGGATGTTCTTCCTGCTCAGCGCCCTCGGCCCGGCCTGGATCATCGCCCGGTCCCGCAAGGGCTCGGTGACCACCCGGGAGTGGGCCTCGGGCTGGGGCTGGGCCATCGGGGCCGCCCTGATCGGCAGCACCGTCTCCGCCGCCCAGGTCCTGATGCACATCGTGCCCCCGGACCCCGGCTACGCCGGCGCCCTGTTCGGCCTGCACCTCTACACCTGGGCCCTGATCACCTTCCTCGCAGCCGCGCTGGCCGCCGCGGCCGCCCTGTTCCTGACCCCCGTGGCCGAACCCCTGGACGCCGGCACCACCTCGCCCGCGCTGCGCCGGGCCGGAGCCGTCACCCTGGCCGTGCTCTTCGTCTTCGCCGCCAGCAACCTGGTCGCCTGCTTCTTCCTCCAGGGCTTCAACTGGCAGATGCCCGGCGACCCCACCAGCTACCAGTTCTTCACCGGCTTCGGCCTCTGA
- a CDS encoding alkaline phosphatase has translation MRRRSVKTLTVLAITCAVAAGTAVSANSAPQYSDQGHGEIRNVIYLLGDGMGRTHVTAARERFYGAAGKLNMEKLPNYGAVATYAVEKGSDKPSLVTDSASSATAWASGVKTYNAALGVDSYEKRVATLMEQAHAAGFATGNVSTAEITDATPAAQVSHALLRGCQGPVYSDAACLPKKEDGTYEAAPADKTLITPIAEQIARNGTADVIFGGGLARFEPDDQKALQAQGYQVLGSFGDAALPAQSAASQKVATKTDLDKANGKKVIGLFNRGNLTVEQAKAGLPADAVQKQEPTLADMTKKSISLLTDRKQQDRNKKNKGFFLQIEGAQIDKRSHANDAAQTLGEVKAFDDAVKAATDFAKKDGHTLVIVTADHECAGFNIIEHGTYTNSEAVAPPANTDAGNTANNSTPSRPASGAKDPVRSSGIVNGAGSADAKNFAPATFRTPDDAPGIKDGSADASLWLTYLSGNHTGADVPIYAYGPGGNAFAASQNNTELYGKMYRSLFGRSAH, from the coding sequence ATGCGCCGCAGATCTGTGAAGACACTTACCGTCCTGGCCATCACCTGTGCCGTGGCCGCCGGTACCGCCGTCAGCGCCAACTCCGCCCCCCAGTACAGCGACCAGGGGCACGGCGAGATCCGCAACGTCATCTACCTGCTCGGTGACGGCATGGGCCGCACGCACGTCACGGCCGCCCGCGAGCGGTTCTACGGTGCCGCCGGCAAGCTGAACATGGAGAAGCTGCCGAACTACGGCGCCGTCGCCACGTACGCCGTCGAGAAGGGCTCCGACAAGCCCTCGCTGGTCACCGACTCGGCCAGCTCCGCCACCGCGTGGGCCTCGGGCGTCAAGACGTACAACGCGGCCCTCGGTGTCGACTCGTACGAGAAGAGGGTCGCCACGCTGATGGAGCAGGCCCACGCGGCCGGCTTCGCCACGGGCAACGTCTCCACCGCCGAGATCACCGACGCCACCCCGGCCGCGCAGGTCAGCCACGCGCTGCTGCGCGGCTGCCAGGGCCCGGTCTACTCCGACGCCGCCTGCCTTCCCAAGAAGGAAGACGGTACGTACGAGGCCGCGCCCGCGGACAAGACGCTGATCACCCCGATCGCCGAGCAGATCGCCCGCAACGGCACCGCCGACGTGATCTTCGGCGGCGGCCTCGCCCGCTTCGAGCCGGACGACCAGAAGGCCCTCCAGGCCCAGGGCTACCAGGTGCTCGGCAGCTTCGGCGACGCCGCCCTGCCCGCCCAGAGCGCCGCCAGCCAGAAGGTCGCCACCAAGACGGACCTGGACAAGGCCAACGGCAAGAAGGTCATCGGCCTCTTCAACCGCGGCAACCTGACCGTCGAGCAGGCCAAGGCCGGCCTGCCCGCGGACGCCGTGCAGAAGCAGGAGCCGACGCTGGCCGACATGACCAAGAAGTCGATCTCGCTGCTGACCGACCGCAAGCAGCAGGACCGCAACAAGAAGAACAAGGGCTTCTTCCTCCAGATCGAGGGCGCCCAGATCGACAAGCGCTCGCACGCCAACGACGCCGCGCAGACGCTCGGTGAGGTCAAGGCGTTCGACGACGCGGTCAAGGCGGCCACGGACTTCGCGAAGAAGGACGGCCACACCCTCGTGATCGTCACGGCCGACCACGAGTGCGCCGGCTTCAACATCATCGAGCACGGCACCTACACCAACTCCGAGGCCGTCGCGCCGCCCGCCAACACCGACGCGGGCAACACGGCGAACAACAGCACCCCCTCGCGCCCGGCCTCCGGCGCGAAGGACCCGGTCCGCTCCAGCGGCATCGTCAACGGTGCGGGTTCCGCCGACGCGAAGAACTTCGCCCCGGCCACCTTCCGCACCCCCGACGACGCCCCCGGCATCAAGGACGGCAGCGCGGACGCCAGCCTCTGGCTGACCTACCTGTCCGGCAACCACACCGGCGCCGACGTCCCGATCTACGCCTACGGTCCGGGCGGAAACGCTTTCGCCGCGAGCCAGAACAACACCGAGCTGTACGGCAAGATGTACCGCTCGCTGTTCGGCCGCTCCGCCCACTGA
- a CDS encoding LuxR C-terminal-related transcriptional regulator, with the protein MCRLTEGDQDSDPERSRSSGEVCDEGVEYYRAAVQKGRAARADAPRCLLELGLLAPAMDDPDSLIPIPPAVATATLAHPVELRILEQQRELAAQRALLSRMEGVYRDVRSDGSEAVQRLTRAPVIAAAVENAVQSAETELLTAHPGGGRPEEVLAQSLKNTLEACRRGVRQRTLYQHTVRTHGPTLDYIKAVTDVGVEVRTVNEVFDRLIICDRSVAFIPDKEREHRDHALKVTDPGIVYFLVSVFEHAWDRAEPIVYEPDQHRPKVLTDETRLHVLRLMVDGYTDAAIASRLGMSTRTVATHLKRMSDLLGSNSRAQLAYLTAQSGLLDGPRPPG; encoded by the coding sequence ATGTGCCGTCTGACGGAGGGCGATCAAGACTCGGACCCCGAGAGGTCCCGCTCATCGGGGGAGGTCTGCGACGAGGGAGTCGAGTACTACCGGGCCGCAGTGCAGAAGGGCCGCGCGGCCAGGGCCGACGCCCCCCGCTGCCTGCTCGAACTGGGCCTGCTGGCCCCCGCGATGGACGACCCGGACTCCCTGATACCGATACCGCCGGCCGTGGCCACGGCCACGCTGGCGCACCCCGTGGAACTGCGCATCCTCGAACAGCAGCGGGAGCTGGCCGCCCAACGCGCCCTGCTGTCGCGCATGGAGGGCGTCTACCGGGACGTGCGCTCGGACGGCAGCGAGGCGGTCCAGCGCCTCACCAGGGCTCCGGTGATCGCCGCCGCCGTGGAGAACGCCGTCCAGTCCGCCGAGACCGAGCTGCTCACCGCGCACCCCGGCGGCGGACGCCCCGAGGAGGTGCTCGCCCAGTCCCTCAAGAACACCCTGGAGGCCTGCCGCCGCGGAGTGCGCCAGCGCACCCTCTACCAGCACACCGTGCGCACCCACGGCCCCACGCTCGACTACATCAAGGCCGTCACCGACGTCGGCGTCGAAGTGCGCACCGTCAACGAGGTCTTCGACCGCCTGATCATCTGCGACCGGTCCGTGGCCTTCATCCCCGACAAGGAGCGCGAGCACCGCGACCACGCGCTCAAGGTCACCGACCCCGGCATCGTGTACTTCCTCGTCTCGGTCTTCGAACATGCCTGGGACCGCGCCGAACCCATCGTCTACGAGCCCGACCAGCACCGGCCCAAGGTCCTCACCGACGAGACCCGGCTCCACGTCCTGCGCCTGATGGTCGACGGGTACACCGACGCCGCCATCGCCAGCCGGCTCGGCATGAGCACGCGTACGGTCGCCACCCACCTGAAGCGGATGTCCGACCTCCTCGGCAGCAACAGCCGCGCCCAGCTCGCGTACCTGACGGCCCAGAGCGGGCTCCTGGACGGGCCGAGACCCCCGGGGTGA
- a CDS encoding lysine biosynthesis protein LysW, with translation MTTAIAAPKCLVCDTEFEVQADWEKGEITECTACGQEHEVVEKTDATVRLDLAPEVEEDWGE, from the coding sequence ATGACCACCGCAATCGCGGCTCCGAAATGCCTCGTGTGCGACACCGAATTCGAGGTGCAGGCGGACTGGGAGAAGGGTGAGATCACCGAGTGCACGGCCTGCGGCCAGGAGCACGAGGTAGTCGAGAAGACCGACGCCACGGTCCGCCTGGACCTTGCCCCCGAGGTGGAAGAGGACTGGGGCGAGTGA
- a CDS encoding RimK family alpha-L-glutamate ligase, with amino-acid sequence MTSPDQVLLSVTMLRPDEKLLLTALRAEGLKAQPLLMEDLAEVVAGHSGPPALALIRNLSHRDAISVSRRLEHAGVTTLNRASTIETCNDKGLQALLFARSGIPHPVTRHAFSYDQVRSTVAAFGLPSVVKPVSGSWGRGVTKMANAECVDAWVGGRESADAGGKLFPVVVQEYIDKPGHDLRVVVVGRTPVVAIQRVSDDWRTNTHLGAEVRRTEITPEIEKLCGQVVDALGPGFYGVDLVEDLTTGELLVLEVNANPEFARSSALHGVNVAGHLAAYIAQQLSEEHSQGPALGLSENRSGQQLAASAV; translated from the coding sequence GTGACTTCCCCCGACCAGGTCCTGCTCTCGGTCACCATGCTGCGCCCGGACGAGAAGCTCCTTCTCACCGCGCTGCGCGCCGAGGGACTGAAGGCACAACCGCTGCTGATGGAGGATCTGGCCGAGGTGGTGGCGGGCCACTCGGGCCCGCCCGCCCTGGCTCTGATCAGGAACCTCTCCCACCGCGACGCGATCAGCGTCTCCCGGCGCCTGGAACACGCGGGCGTCACCACCCTCAACCGCGCCTCGACCATCGAGACCTGCAACGACAAGGGCCTCCAAGCCCTGCTCTTCGCCCGCAGCGGCATCCCGCACCCGGTCACCCGGCACGCGTTCAGCTACGACCAGGTCCGCTCCACCGTCGCCGCGTTCGGACTGCCGTCCGTGGTGAAGCCGGTCAGCGGGTCCTGGGGACGCGGGGTCACCAAGATGGCGAACGCCGAGTGCGTGGACGCCTGGGTGGGCGGACGGGAGTCCGCCGACGCCGGCGGGAAGCTCTTCCCGGTGGTCGTGCAGGAGTACATCGACAAGCCCGGCCACGACCTGCGCGTGGTGGTCGTCGGACGCACCCCGGTGGTGGCGATCCAGCGCGTGTCGGACGACTGGCGCACCAACACCCACCTCGGTGCGGAGGTCCGCCGCACCGAGATCACCCCGGAGATCGAGAAGCTCTGCGGTCAGGTCGTCGACGCCCTGGGCCCCGGCTTCTACGGGGTGGACCTGGTCGAGGACCTCACCACCGGCGAACTGCTGGTGCTGGAGGTGAACGCGAACCCCGAGTTCGCGCGCTCCTCCGCCCTGCACGGCGTCAATGTGGCCGGCCATCTGGCGGCCTACATCGCGCAGCAGCTCTCCGAGGAGCACTCGCAAGGCCCCGCACTGGGGCTCTCGGAGAACCGCTCAGGGCAGCAGCTCGCGGCCTCGGCCGTCTGA
- a CDS encoding degT/DnrJ/EryC1/StrS aminotransferase: MELFDTATVLTRVLTSGVVMSIEKSDRELPGLERLLTKQTGRAKAVLLNSRTGAVHAALAGQGIGHGDTISLPEQDESSLAFLNWLGVGVVHDGGPAAYDRIELDAENAGRLPELAAASTAPALVVDLTGLGFGPAAAVLTDDAKVWARAERLKIFGAYDLRTMWTQEEADDSLVPGVQFNYRLSPLVAACARMALTHSARPAALSGARS; the protein is encoded by the coding sequence ATGGAATTGTTCGACACCGCTACGGTGCTCACCCGCGTCCTCACCTCGGGCGTGGTCATGAGCATCGAGAAGAGCGACCGGGAACTACCCGGCCTCGAAAGACTGCTGACCAAGCAGACCGGACGCGCCAAGGCCGTCCTCCTCAACAGCCGTACCGGCGCGGTCCACGCGGCCCTCGCCGGCCAGGGCATCGGCCACGGCGACACGATCTCGCTGCCCGAGCAGGACGAGTCCTCGCTGGCCTTCCTGAACTGGCTCGGCGTCGGCGTCGTCCACGACGGCGGGCCCGCCGCCTACGACCGGATCGAGCTGGACGCCGAGAACGCCGGCCGGCTCCCCGAGCTGGCCGCCGCGTCCACCGCCCCCGCCCTGGTCGTCGACCTCACCGGGCTCGGTTTCGGCCCGGCCGCCGCCGTCCTGACCGACGACGCGAAGGTGTGGGCCCGAGCCGAACGGCTGAAGATCTTCGGCGCCTACGACCTGCGGACCATGTGGACGCAGGAGGAGGCCGACGACTCCCTGGTGCCCGGAGTGCAGTTCAACTACCGGCTGAGCCCGCTGGTCGCCGCCTGCGCACGGATGGCCCTGACTCACTCGGCGCGACCCGCCGCCCTGTCTGGAGCACGTTCATGA